A portion of the Podospora pseudoanserina strain CBS 124.78 chromosome 2, whole genome shotgun sequence genome contains these proteins:
- the DCR2 gene encoding Phosphatase dcr2 (EggNog:ENOG503NWP0; COG:S; BUSCO:EOG09260K29), with product MTRRIVRTIVQTSTAAIFTFIVIFFLDRHYRVLPNAIHTYLPTHHHGSVITDITLTTCSSLNPFSSCKLDPKKWHRVEKDLYLKQSVLSSAYLHVQRKREEELTSEDKVVIDVTVGRLNPSKSSDNSDSEEKWESRPGGLWIKRSSKRGVSDSKSAVTAVDVLFGDDAIEARAGWMLTGSTALLLDGGRKFHAAHITVRRGAPVEITKPVPRVRDNGRYKIMQLADIHFSTGVGKCRDSLPGGWDEKHGGKCEADTRTIDFIERVIEEERPDLVVLSGDQVNGETSPDTQSAIFKYAQLLIKHKIPYVSIFGNHDDEGSMSRAAQMELIEALPYSLSKAGPVDVDGVGNYYIEVLAQGSSGHSAITVYLLDTHAYSPNERKYHGYDWLKQNQIDWFRQTAKGLKKAHKEYRKHHMDVAFIHIPIPEYRDMNLTIVGEWMREASTAPAYNSGFYGALVEEGVMMVSCGHDHVNEYCGLKSINAEGQQPKPALWMCYAGATGFGGYAGYGGFHRKIRIFDFNTNEARITTWKRSEWGEDVGKKIDELIIVDGGKVVAPMQG from the exons ATGACACGACGAATT gTCCGGACAATAGTCCAAacttccaccgccgccatcttcaccttcatcgtcatcttcttccttgaCCGGCACTACCGCGTCTTGCCAAACGCAATCCACACCTATCTCCCCACGCACCACCACGGCTCCGTCATCACggacatcaccctcaccactTGCTCCTCTCTAAACCCCTTCTCAAGCTGCAAGCTTGATCCCAAAAAATGGCACAGGGTAGAGAAGGATTTGTATCTCAAACAGTCGGTGCTCAGCAGCGCCTACCTCCACGTCCAGCGTAAGCGAGAAGAGGAGTTGACCTCAGAAGACAAGGTCGTCATCGACGTAACAGTCGGGAGACTCAACCCTTCCAAGTCGTCCGACAACTCAGACTCGGAAGAGAAGTGGGAGTCCCGCCCTGGCGGCCTCTGGATCAAGCGCTCCTCCAAACGGGGGGTATCAGACTCGAAATCGGCCGTCACGGCGGTTGATGTTCTTTTCGGGGACGATGCCATCGAGGCGAGGGCCGGGTGGATGCTGACTGGTTCGACGGCTTTGCTTCTCGACGGAGGGAGGAAGTTCCATGCTGCGCACATCACTGTTCGGAGGGGGGCGCCGGTCGAGATCACCAAGCCTGTGCCGCGGGTGAGGGATAATGGACGGTATAAAATCATGCAGTTGGCTGATATTCACTTTTcgacgggggtggggaagtgCAGGGATAGCCTGCctggtgggtgggatgagaAGCATGGGGGCAAGTGCGAGGCGGACACGAGGACGATTGATTTTATCGAGAGGGTTATCGAAGAAGAAAGGCCTGAtctggtggtgctgtcgGGGGACCAGGTTAACGGGGAGACGTCGCCCGACACGCAGTCGGCCATCTTCAAGTACGCCCAGCTGTTGATCAAGCACAAGATCCCGTATGTTTCCATCTTCGGCaaccacgacgacgaggggTCGATGTCGAGGGCTGCGCAGATGGAGCTGATCGAGGCGTTGCCGTATTCCCTCTCCAAGGCCGGACCAGTGGATGTCGACGGTGTGGGGAACTATTACATCGAAGTGCTCGCCCAGGGGAGCTCGGGGCATTCAGCCATCACGGTCTATCTGCTTGACACACACGCGTATAGTCCGAACGAGAGGAAGTACCATGGGTATGACTGGTTGAAGCAGAACCAGATCGATTGGTTTCGGCAGACGgcgaaggggttgaagaaggcgcaTAAGGAGTACAGGAAGCATCATATGGATGTTGCGTTTATTCATATTCCGATTCCGGAGTATAGGGATATGAATCTGACGATTGTGGGGGAGtggatgagggaggcgagTACGGCGCCGGCGTATAATTCGGGGTTCTACGGGGcgttggttgaggagggggtgatgatggttagTTGTGGGCA TGACCACGTGAACGAGTACTGCGGCCTGAAATCCATCAACGCCGAGGGCCAGCAGCCCAAGCCCGCACTGTGGATGTGCTACGCTGGCGCGACTGGCTTTGGCGGGTACGCCGGTTACGGTGGGTTTCACCGAAAGATCAGGATATTCGATTTCAACACCAACGAGGCGAGGATCACGACGTGGAAGAGGTCAgaatggggggaggatgtgggcAAGAAGATTGACGAGCTGATTATTGTCGATGGGGGGAAGGTCGTGGCGCCCATGCAGGGCTGA
- a CDS encoding hypothetical protein (EggNog:ENOG503NVTM), with product MASRRPGPKALGRSGDLGVRNTGAQMETPRATIGSGTSSKIKQGPDARREALRAIPPPKMSSRLPMALSHRRPSDGQLEPSRLGQQSHFRASIGSPNTLGLTGSTVTTTITSSRLPAPSSKPRNVLRRKRSGLVQDTANRSDLHEESTRTNSSDSDPFPLASPDLSSLQLDRELTQSPMEIHVAHQVEIAKTTAQPVTIYPELDRYGDVVLHRLATHDLPPPTPLFSGNSSQVSGSPSTRWSESPGPGPYSRDTTPTSMCSQSPGLVAPFRIAPPSTGRLRQAELVQTRPPVTKRRNGSISNEVDCASVDPQGLPVVRELSNSSSSNSTVRAGADGKEKKKKKIVLPPTPPPRKSSHKSNGSRDEGQSPFQPAREAGQPRTASPPPAKATLNSRPRHVQAAQPVTSPKSTPPVRPSRDGTPDLRVPLGQPIPVVHSNLSSTSLSDRRHSALATQGPASRPPPSPSLPDRPSYLSRRPPVREATPAPRAATFGDVPASSKPEVGRTTRTPSPGVSVFKSRFTLFGRRTKTVPEPSQEQEKKDKTARKGPAAGTGHEGYGRLGHARRRSSTTLPGRVIPGTMSSQEGKPGDSFLAERMAPVIIAGGEIIENRNASAELTRTESSQSMSLRRPSVESRNSSQISLFSREQPRNTLWPSPIPRGVTPSPAPSSRRPSESSVSEAQTLKPTLALRRSMQRLKSGEQEPPRLPKPIVTRPQVVSPSLTSLDASIMSDDSVFDPSVGLAKAKTEPATSTNLGPKKLIKRSRSPRKWNFFGRSHSQPAVEKQVEPEKPTVAAVEAPPSKPVAFYTLIDSSEAEDAETPDLDEVLREAKRADTPPAQPPVKVTEYKRRSTQIPVPQANMTPSSIIPKRTVTSPINPAPMSAVPMSPPERQAMPPRQAPPRPSRLPQVGRIPKVVSARTEQLSPPSFSRPFNRRSIQAPAVKSIVQNVEPMATAPMPPKDLTPELVQDELTERSISNISALIYGIPRLSPVDPNRSHHEFLSFSPRKNSQCTTTSSSSSGGFFNYAEATAVVPDPSAPLAEDEIWDEYNDLLGEDTPRFSAIGGKAWPKPLRLEATKRIEPALESPTLSPPPLPSLVQALRQGMEQTSSSVYTTEMAEEVRRALDTGMSICVSIPTADMPTTAAEPQKPEPAPQVNSTPAQVQQTRISSGSCSSQSSEEITPTSQVNLRVGSMTVSKWLTFGHVLFSPIRDELIPEVGSLKRPSILVIDGLGNDDWSFYAAETYPAATFFNLSPRTPLPAEHQNRSSTSSSTTIPLSPPNHHQIQYRSHLDKFPFGAQSFTAVVFRFPAAGPESHYRNIISEARRVLKPGGFIELSILDVDFNNMGNRGRRAVRRLKERIHARTPDTSLGSTSDLILRLINRKGFTDIKTCRVGIPVASPATRSSRVSFTQTNTNKKDERSLPELMSEEGPVADESITSMVAKVGRWWYTRCYESAGVANPGMGWPGSKGSMWRDRMLVKECEEWGTSLKLMVCYGRVPDGNRARVASI from the coding sequence AATGGCTCTCTCACATCGACGACCGTCCGATGGTCAGCTCGAGCCTTCTCGTCTCGGTCAACAGTCACATTTCCGGGCTTCGATCGGCAGCCCCAACACTTTGGGGTTAACAGGTTCAACTGTGACTACGACGATAACCAGCAGCAGGCTTCCGGCCCCCAGCTCCAAACCACGAAATGTTCTCCGGAGAAAACGCTCAGGCCTGGTCCAAGACACGGCCAACCGTTCCGATCTCCACGAGGAGTCGACCAGGACCAACTCCTCAGACTCGGACCCATTCCCGCTGGCTTCACCCGACTTGTCGAGCTTACAGCTTGATCGCGAGCTCACCCAGAGCCCGATGGAGATACATGTTGCTCACCAGGTTGAGATTGCCAAAACCACAGCCCAACCAGTGACAATATACCCGGAACTGGACAGATACGGAGATGTTGTGCTCCACCGACTTGCTACTCATgaccttcccccccccacgCCTTTGTTCTCGGGAAACAGCAGTCAAGTTAGCGGAAGCCCCTCAACCAGGTGGTCCGAATCCCCAGGGCCTGGTCCTTACAGCCGTGACACCACACCAACGTCGATGTGCTCTCAATCTCCTGGCCTCGTGGCTCCGTTCCGGATTGCACCACCATCTACCGGCAGACTACGACAGGCCGAGCTTGTTCAGACTCGACCTCCAGTCACCAAACGCAGGAACGGAAGCATATCAAATGAGGTAGATTGTGCAAGCGTTGATCCTCAGGGGTTGCCGGTGGTAAGAGAGCTGTCCAATTCGTCTTCGTCCAACTCGACAGTTCGCGCAGGGGCAGAtgggaaagagaagaaaaagaagaagattgtgcTTCCACCGACCCCCCCACCTCGAAAGTCGTCGCACAAGTCCAACGGTAGCCGAGATGAAGGCCAGTCGCCATTTCAACCCGCACGCGAGGCTGGCCAACCACGGAcggcctctcctcctcccgccaAAGCCACATTAAATTCCCGCCCTCGACATGTCCAGGCTGCGCAGCCTGTCACTTCGCCCAAGTCGACGCCACCTGTCAGACCCAGTCGAGATGGAACCCCGGATCTTCGAGTGCCATTGGGCCAACCTATCCCGGTCGTTCATAGCAACTTATCATCTACTTCGTTGTCTGACCGAAGACATAGTGCCCTGGCGACCCAAGGCCCTGCAAGTCGACCTCCCCCTTCGCCATCTCTCCCGGATCGACCGAGCTATCTCTCTCGGCGGCCCCCTGTTCGAGAAGCTACTCCAGCACCTCGGGCTGCGACCTTTGGAGATGTGCCGGCCTCTTCCAAACCAGAAGTTGGGAGGACCACCCGGACACCCAGTCCTGGTGTATCAGTCTTCAAGAGCCGCTTCACGCTCTTTGGCCGGCGAACCAAAACAGTACCGGAGCCAAGCCAGGagcaagagaaaaaggatAAGACGGCAAGGAAAGGACCTGCGGCTGGCACTGGACACGAGGGCTATGGGCGGTTAGGACATGCACGTCGGAgaagcagcaccaccctccctgGTCGTGTAATACCTGGTACCATGTCCTCGCAGGAGGGCAAGCCAGGCGATTCGTTTCTTGCGGAGCGGATGGCACCCGTCATCATTGCCGGGGGCGAGATTATCGAAAACAGAAACGCGAGTGCCGAACTGACACGCACCGAGAGCAGCCAGAGCATGTCTCTTCGACGCCCCAGTGTTGAGTCCAGGAATAGCTCCCAAATCTCGCTGTTCTCTCGCGAACAACCACGCAATACCCTGTGGCCGTCACCTATTCCACGCGGTGTTACACCATCCCCTGCGCCTTCGTCTCGTCGCCCATCTGAAAGCAGTGTTTCCGAGGCACAAACGTTGAAGCCTACCCTCGCCCTCCGGAGATCTATGCAGCGGCTCAAATCTGGAGAACAAGAGCCTCCGAGACTGCCTAAGCCGATCGTCACCAGGCCGCAAGTTGTGTCACCCTCTCTCACCAGCTTGGACGCCAGCATTATGTCGGATGACTCCGTCTTTGACCCCTCGGTAGGCCTGGCCAAGGCCAAAACGGAACCGGCCACCTCGACCAACCTCGGCCCCAAGAAGCTCATAAAACGTTCTCGATCTCCCCGCAAGTGGAACTTCTTTGGTCGATCCCATAGCCAACCTGCCGTGGAGAAACAGGTAGAACCAGAGAAGCCCACTGTGGCCGCCGTCGAAGCACCTCCAAGCAAGCCTGTGGCCTTCTACACCTTGATCGACTCGTCAGAGGCAGAGGATGCAGAAACCCCAGACCTCGATGAAGTGCTTCGAGAAGCCAAACGGGCAGATACACCGCCAGCTCAACCGCCAGTGAAGGTTACGGAATATAAGAGACGCTCGACGCAAATTCCAGTGCCCCAGGCGAATATGACTCCATCGTCTATCATCCCAAAACGTACTGTCACCTCTCCTATCAACCCTGCGCCGATGTCTGCAGTACCAATGTCGCCACCTGAGAGGCAGGCCATGCCTCCACGACaggctcctcctcgaccgaGCAGACTCCCGCAAGTTGGTCGGATTCCAAAGGTTGTCAGCGCCAGGACAGAACAACTCTCGCCTCCCAGTTTCTCGAGACCCTTCAACAGACGAAGCATCCAAGCACCAGCAGTGAAGTCCATTGTCCAGAATGTTGAACCAATGGCCACTGCGCCCATGCCTCCCAAGGACCTGACGCCTGAGCTCGTTCAGGACGAGCTGACGGAACGGAGCATCAGCAACATTTCAGCGTTGATCTATGGTATCCCGAGGTTGTCTCCTGTCGACCCCAATCGCTCTCATCACGAGTTCCTCTCCTTTTCGCCACGGAAGAACTCCCAGTGCACGACAACATCTTCGAGCAGCTCGGGTGGCTTCTTCAACTATGCGGAAGCCACTGCAGTTGTCCCAGACCCCAGCGCTCCGCTTGCAGAGGATGAGATTTGGGACGAGTATAACGATCTGCTTGGGGAGGATACTCCCAGGTTCTCTGCCATTGGAGGCAAGGCCTGGCCGAAACCACTTCGTCTAGAGGCTACCAAACGGATCGAGCCGGCTTTGGAGTCGCCTACTCTCAGCCCCCCGCCTCTGCCTAGTTTGGTGCAGGCTTTGCGTCAGGGCATGGAGCAAACTAGCTCCAGTGTATACACAACGGAAATGGCTGAGGAAGTTCGACGTGCCTTGGATACTGGCATGTCTATCTGCGTCTCTATTCCCACTGCTGACATGCCCACCACGGCTGCCGAACCTCAGAAGCCGGAGCCGGCACCGCAAGTCAACAGCACACCAGCACAAGTTCAACAGACCCGCATCTCGTCCGGCAGCTGCAGTAGCCAAAGCTCTGAGGAGATCACACCAACCTCTCAAGTCAACCTCCGTGTGGGCTCCATGACAGTCTCCAAGTGGCTCACTTTTGGCCATGTGCTTTTCAGTCCCATCCGCGACGAGCTCATTCCTGAAGTTGGCTCCCTGAAACGTCCTTCCATCTTGGTGATTGACGGCCTCGGCAACGACGACTGGTCTTTTTATGCTGCCGAGACGTATCCCGCCGCAACTTTCTTCAACCTTTCTCCTCGGACTCCTTTGCCTGCCGAGCATCAAAACCGcagctcaacctcctccagcaccaccatcccttTAAgcccacccaaccaccaccaaattcAGTACCGCTCGCATCTCGACAAGTTTCCCTTTGGTGCCCAATCCTTCACAGCAGTTGTATTTCGCTTCCCTGCCGCCGGTCCTGAGTCCCACTACCGCAACATCATCTCAGAAGCCCGCCGCGTTCTCAAGCCAGGCGGATTCATCGAGCTGTCCATTCTCGACGTTGACTTTAACAACATGGGCAACCGCGGTCGGAGGGCTGTTCGTCGTTTGAAAGAGAGGATCCACGCCCGCACCCCTGACACCAGTCTTGGTTCCACCTCGGACTTGATCCTGCGTCTCATCAACAGGAAGGGCTTCACCGACATCAAGACCTGCCGAGTCGGCATCCCCGTCGCAAGCCCAGCTACCCGATCTTCAAGAGTCTCCTTTACCCagaccaacaccaacaagaaggatgAACGTAGCCTGCCAGAGCTGATGAGCGAGGAGGGACCGGTCGCTGATGAGAGTATCACGAGCATGGTGGCcaaggtggggaggtggtggtataCTAGGTGCTATGAGAGCGCGGGAGTTGCCAATccggggatggggtggccTGGATCGAAGGGAAGCATGTGGAGGGATAggatgttggtgaaggagtGCGAGGAGTGGGGGACGAGTTTGAAGTTGATGGTGTGTTATGGACGAGTGCCGGATGGGAAtagggcgagggtggcgagTATTTAA
- a CDS encoding hypothetical protein (COG:S; EggNog:ENOG503P3SU) — protein MGWTFNTRDPDAPTIGPLITGVSAALTFVSLVTVCLRVYVRAAMIKAFGVDDYLILITWVCAAGFAVVTIVQTKWGLGLRNIDDLPPENIYNFGLIQYMGAPFYISSILGFKLALLFSYLRFIPKGIYRYMTIGVIVACCLFHLSFLIVQINLCQPIALQWDPTITEGSCIKGVPFYTSMASLTIVFDVIVMLTPFPVLVKSRIQNRKKLVLLGLFGLGLFITVIQIIRIQTVKQLANYLDSAPLILWSAVENNLGIIVANVPTLAPLVKYYNEKSTGGGSGLRSKKTGYASQDVGSRYAMRTWKSNRSKALELGSVHDATDGSFEGHVMKGNTSTEMILDHEGITKKVEVVITRN, from the exons ATGGGCTGGACATTCAACACCAGGGACCCGGATGCCCCTACCATTGGACCGTTGATCACTGGAGTTTCAGCTGCTCTCACCTTTGTCTCTCTCGTGACGGTATGTCTCCGGGTCTATGTGCGGGCTGCCATGATCAAAGCCTTCGGTGTCG ATGACTACCTAATTCTCATCACTTGGGTGTGTGCGGCTGGCTTTGCCGTCGTCACTATTGTTC AAACAAAATGGGGCCTTGGTCTACGGAACATTGATGACTTGCCCCCCGAAAATATTTATAACTTTGGGCTT aTTCAATACATGGGCGCACCATTCTACATCAGCAGTATCTTGGGCTTCAAACTAGCCCTGCTGTTCTCCTACCTTCGCTTCATCCCCAAGGGTATCTACCGATACATGACCATTGGCGTCATCGTCGCCTGCTGTCTCTTCCACCTTTCTTTCCTCATCGTTCAGATCAACCTCTGCCAGCCAATCGCTTTACAATGGGACCCAACCATCACAGAAGGATCCTGCATCAAGGGAGTGCCCTTCTACACCAGCATggcctccctcaccatcgtCTTTGACGTTATTGT TAtgctcacccccttccccgtcctcgTCAAATCCCGCATCCAAAACCGCAAAaagctcgtcctcctcggcctctttGGTCTCggcctcttcatcaccgtcATCCAAATCATCCGCATCCAAACCGTCAAGCAACTGGCCAACTACCTCGACTCGGCCCCGTTGATCCTCTGGTCCGCCGTGGAAAACAATCTCGGTATCATCGTCGCCAACGTGCCCACCCTCGCCCCGCTGGTCAAGTACTACAATGAGAAATCCACCGGTGGAGGAAGTGGTCTCCGCTCCAAGAAGACTGGTTACGCCTCCCAAGACGTCGGCTCGAGATATGCGATGAGGACGTGGAAGAGCAACAGGTCCAAGGCGTTGGAATTGGGCAGTGTGCATGATGCTACGGACGGGAGTTTTGAGGGGCATGTGATGAAGGGGAATACCAGCACCGAGATGATTTTGGATCATGAGGGGATTacgaagaaggtggaggttgttATTACTCGCAACTAG